In Clostridium sp. SY8519, one genomic interval encodes:
- the rpoC gene encoding DNA-directed RNA polymerase subunit beta', producing MTDTMSNETVQNPTFDAVRIRLASPEKIRAWSHGEVKKPETINYRTLKPEKDGLFCERIFGPSKDWECHCGKYKKIRYKGVICDRCGVEVTKSNVRRERMGHIELAAPVSHIWYFKGIPSRMGLILDLSPRALERVLYFASYIVLDPGDTNLSYKQILSESEYQEAYDTYGAAFRAGMGAEAIRELLCAIDLEKDAAALKKELKESSGQKRARIIKRLEVVEAFRESGNKPEWMIMTVIPVIPPDLRPMVQLDGGRFATSDLNDLYRRIINRNNRLSRLLELGAPDIIVRNEKRMLQEAVDALIDNGRRGRPVTGPGNRALKSLSDMLKGKGGRFRQNLLGKRVDYSGRSVIVVGPELKIYQCGLPKEMAIELFKPFIMKELVANETAHNIKSAKKMVERQQDEVWDVLEKVIKEHPVMLNRAPTLHRLGIQAFEPILVEGKAIKLHPLVCTAYNADFDGDQMAVHLPLTVEAQAECRFMLLSPNNLLKPSDGGPVAVPSQDMVLGIYYLTQERPGSRGEGKYFKSLNEAILAYENKVLQLQSRIHVRVNGRKPDGTQISQIIESTLGRFIFNEILPQDLGFVDRSIPGNELVLEVDQLVKKGDLKKILEKVINTHGATRTAEVLDDIKAMGYKYSTRAAMTVSISDMTVPAQKKQMLEEAQETVDRITRNYKRGLITDEERYKEVVETWKETDEELTRVLLDGLDEYNNINMMADSGARGSDKQIKQLAGMRGLMADTTGRTIELPIKSNFREGLDVLEYFMSAHGARKGLSDTALRTADSGYLTRRLVDVSQELIINENDCSEGADEIPGTYVMSFMKGKEEVESFQERITGRTSCYDVKDKDGNIIVGRNQLITPKRAQAVVDFGIDEDGVPFAEQESKDRRMKVRSILSCRSRLGICAKCYGTNLATGQSVQAGEAVGIIAAQSIGEPGTQLTMRTFHTGGVAGNDITQGLPRVEELFEARKPKGVAIVAEFGGKCEIRDTKKKVDIIVTNEETGDSKSYLIPYGSHIVVSEGQVIEAGDQITEGSINPHDILRIKGVAAVQDYLLAEVQRVYRLQGVEINDKHIEVIVRQMMKKIRIEENGDSEYLPGTLVDFLDFEETNAKLEAEGLEPATGQQELLGITKASLATNSFLSAASFQETTKVLTDAAIKGKVDPLVGLKENVIIGQLIPAGTGMKCYRDTALDTDYRQSVIADIDEDVMEADADEAQAPEAEKPAEEAETAAEETAAVSEETEAETLAEADSIETAQAETEADPDDESEE from the coding sequence ATGACAGATACTATGAGTAATGAAACCGTTCAGAATCCTACGTTTGATGCTGTTCGAATCAGATTAGCTTCCCCGGAGAAGATCAGAGCCTGGTCCCATGGTGAAGTAAAAAAACCGGAGACCATTAACTACCGTACCCTGAAACCGGAAAAAGACGGTCTGTTCTGCGAACGGATCTTCGGACCCAGCAAAGACTGGGAATGCCACTGCGGCAAATATAAAAAAATCCGGTATAAAGGCGTAATCTGCGATCGATGCGGCGTGGAAGTCACAAAATCAAATGTCCGCAGGGAGCGTATGGGACATATTGAACTGGCAGCCCCGGTTTCTCATATCTGGTATTTCAAGGGAATCCCGAGCCGTATGGGTCTGATCCTGGATCTGTCTCCGCGGGCGCTGGAGCGCGTGCTGTACTTTGCGTCCTATATCGTGCTGGATCCGGGCGATACCAACTTAAGCTACAAACAGATCCTTTCCGAAAGCGAATATCAGGAAGCCTATGACACCTATGGCGCGGCATTCCGCGCGGGTATGGGTGCAGAGGCGATCCGTGAGCTGCTCTGCGCCATTGATCTGGAAAAAGATGCCGCAGCTCTGAAAAAAGAGTTAAAAGAATCCAGCGGCCAGAAACGGGCCCGGATTATCAAACGTCTGGAAGTGGTGGAAGCATTCCGGGAATCCGGCAATAAGCCGGAATGGATGATCATGACCGTGATTCCGGTGATTCCGCCGGATCTGCGTCCGATGGTACAGCTGGACGGCGGCCGTTTTGCCACCTCGGACCTGAATGATCTGTACAGAAGAATCATCAACAGAAACAACCGGTTAAGCAGACTGCTGGAGCTTGGCGCGCCGGATATTATCGTCCGCAACGAAAAACGTATGCTGCAGGAAGCAGTAGACGCGCTGATTGACAATGGCCGGCGGGGAAGACCGGTGACCGGCCCGGGCAACCGCGCGCTGAAATCCCTGTCTGACATGCTGAAGGGCAAGGGCGGAAGATTCCGTCAGAACCTGCTGGGCAAACGAGTGGATTATTCCGGACGTTCCGTAATCGTGGTAGGACCGGAGCTGAAGATCTACCAGTGCGGCCTGCCGAAAGAAATGGCCATCGAGCTGTTCAAACCCTTCATTATGAAGGAACTGGTGGCCAACGAAACTGCCCACAATATCAAGAGCGCGAAAAAGATGGTGGAACGCCAGCAGGATGAAGTGTGGGATGTTCTGGAAAAAGTCATCAAAGAGCATCCGGTTATGTTAAACCGTGCGCCTACACTGCATCGTCTGGGAATCCAGGCCTTTGAGCCGATCCTGGTGGAAGGTAAAGCCATTAAGCTGCATCCCCTGGTATGTACTGCCTACAATGCCGATTTCGACGGTGACCAGATGGCGGTGCATCTGCCCCTGACAGTAGAAGCCCAGGCAGAGTGTCGGTTTATGCTGCTGTCTCCGAACAACCTGTTAAAACCGTCTGACGGCGGCCCGGTAGCTGTGCCTTCCCAGGATATGGTCCTTGGCATCTACTACCTGACCCAGGAACGGCCGGGCTCCAGAGGCGAGGGTAAATACTTCAAGAGCCTGAATGAAGCAATTCTGGCTTATGAGAATAAAGTGCTGCAGCTGCAGTCCAGAATCCATGTACGGGTCAATGGCAGAAAACCGGACGGCACCCAGATCTCCCAGATCATCGAATCTACCCTGGGCCGTTTTATCTTTAATGAAATCCTGCCCCAGGATCTGGGATTTGTTGACCGGTCTATCCCGGGCAATGAGCTGGTGCTGGAAGTCGATCAGCTGGTAAAGAAGGGTGATCTGAAGAAAATTCTGGAAAAGGTAATCAATACCCACGGCGCCACAAGGACCGCGGAAGTGCTGGATGACATCAAGGCCATGGGATATAAATATTCCACCCGCGCCGCCATGACGGTATCCATTTCGGATATGACCGTGCCGGCCCAGAAAAAACAGATGCTGGAAGAAGCTCAGGAAACCGTTGACCGGATCACCCGGAACTACAAACGAGGCCTGATTACGGACGAAGAGCGTTACAAGGAAGTGGTAGAGACCTGGAAGGAAACCGATGAGGAACTGACCAGAGTGCTGCTGGACGGCCTGGATGAATATAACAACATCAACATGATGGCAGATTCCGGTGCCCGTGGTTCGGATAAGCAGATCAAACAGCTGGCCGGCATGCGCGGACTGATGGCGGATACCACCGGACGTACCATCGAGCTGCCGATCAAATCCAACTTCCGTGAAGGGCTGGACGTACTGGAGTATTTCATGTCTGCCCACGGCGCCCGCAAGGGACTGTCGGATACGGCACTTCGTACTGCCGATTCCGGATATCTGACCAGACGTCTGGTGGATGTCTCCCAGGAACTGATCATTAATGAAAATGACTGCAGCGAGGGAGCGGACGAGATTCCGGGCACCTATGTCATGAGCTTCATGAAAGGGAAGGAAGAGGTGGAAAGTTTCCAGGAACGGATCACCGGGAGAACTTCCTGCTATGACGTAAAAGACAAAGACGGCAATATTATCGTAGGGCGGAATCAGCTGATCACACCGAAACGGGCCCAGGCAGTGGTGGATTTCGGTATTGACGAAGATGGTGTTCCTTTCGCGGAGCAGGAGAGCAAAGACCGCCGCATGAAGGTCAGAAGCATTCTTTCCTGCCGGTCCCGTCTGGGAATCTGCGCGAAATGCTATGGCACCAACCTGGCGACCGGACAGAGTGTTCAGGCCGGTGAGGCAGTAGGCATCATTGCAGCCCAGTCCATCGGTGAGCCGGGTACCCAGCTGACCATGCGTACGTTCCATACCGGCGGTGTGGCCGGAAACGATATCACACAGGGTCTTCCCCGTGTGGAGGAGCTTTTTGAGGCCAGAAAGCCGAAAGGTGTGGCGATTGTAGCGGAATTCGGCGGAAAGTGCGAGATCCGCGACACCAAGAAAAAGGTGGACATTATTGTAACCAATGAAGAAACCGGAGACAGCAAGTCCTATCTGATTCCCTATGGTTCTCATATCGTAGTCAGTGAAGGACAGGTGATTGAGGCTGGTGACCAGATCACAGAAGGAAGCATCAATCCCCATGACATCCTGAGAATCAAGGGTGTGGCTGCCGTGCAGGATTACCTGCTGGCAGAGGTACAGCGTGTATACCGCCTGCAGGGTGTGGAAATCAACGATAAGCATATCGAAGTGATTGTCCGTCAGATGATGAAGAAGATCCGGATTGAGGAAAACGGAGATTCCGAATACCTTCCGGGTACCCTGGTGGATTTCCTTGATTTTGAGGAAACCAACGCAAAACTGGAAGCAGAAGGGCTGGAGCCGGCTACCGGCCAGCAGGAGCTTCTGGGTATTACGAAGGCGTCACTGGCTACCAACTCCTTCCTTTCCGCGGCATCCTTCCAGGAGACCACGAAGGTACTTACGGATGCGGCAATCAAAGGAAAAGTGGATCCGCTGGTAGGCCTGAAGGAAAATGTCATTATCGGCCAGCTGATTCCGGCCGGAACCGGCATGAAATGTTATCGCGACACTGCCCTGGATACAGATTACCGGCAGTCGGTAATTGCGGACATCGACGAGGACGTTATGGAAGCGGACGCGGATGAGGCGCAGGCGCCGGAGGCTGAGAAACCGGCGGAAGAAGCTGAAACCGCAGCAGAAGAGACCGCGGCAGTTTCAGAGGAAACCGAAGCGGAGACTCTGGCGGAAGCAGACAGCATCGAAACCGCGCAGGCAGAGACCGAAGCAGACCCGGATGACGAGTCAGAAGAATAA
- a CDS encoding DNA-directed RNA polymerase subunit beta — protein MEKNRIRPVDSGKSMRMSYSRQKEVLEMPNLIEVQKASYEWFLKDGLREVFEDVSPITDYSGHLSLEFTDFTLCREDVKYDISECKGRDATYAAPLKVKVRLYNRETDEINEHEIFIGDLPLMTETGTFVINGAERVIVSQLVRSPGIYYDIAHDKVGKKLYSCTVIPNRGAWLEYETDSNDVFYVHVDRTRKVPITVLIRALGWGTNQEIIDLFGEEPKILASFGKDVATNYSEGLLELYKKIRPGEPLSVDSAESLISAMFFDPRRYDLAKVGRYKFNKKLMLRNRVAGHVLAEDAVSPVTGEIICEAGTKLTREQADAIQNAAIPYVYIQTETRNVKVLSNMMVDITNFVECDPKELGVTELVFYPVLEQLMNEHEDLEELKDAIRRNIHDLIPKHITKEDIIASINYNMHLEYGDGDHLIGNADDIDHLGNRRIRAVGELLQNQYRIGMSRLERVVRERMTTQDLDTISPQSLINIKPVTAAVKEFFGSSQLSQFMDQNNPLGELTHKRRLSALGPGGLSRDRAGFEVRDIHYSHYGRMCPVETPEGPNIGLINSLASYARINQYGFIEAPYRKIDKTDPENPRVTDEVVYMTADEEDNYHVAQANEQLDEEGHFVRKMVSGRFRDETQEYDRALFDYMDVSPKMVFSVATALIPFLENDDANRALMGANMQRQAVPLLTTDAPVVGTGMEPKAAVDSGVCVVAKRDGVIERSCSDAITIRYDDDGTREVYKLQKFVRSNQSNCYNQRPIVFKGDHVKAGEVIADGPSTSQGELALGKNPLIGFMTWEGYNYEDAVLLSERLVQEDVYTSIHIEEHEAESRDTKLGPEEITRDVPGVGEDALKDLDERGIIRIGAEVRAGDILVGKVTPKGETELTAEERLLRAIFGEKAREVRDTSLKVPHGEYGIVVDAKVFSRENGDELAPGVNQAVRIYIAQKRKISVGDKMAGRHGNKGVVSRVLPVEDMPFLPNGRPLDIVLNPLGVPSRMNIGQVLEIHLSLAAKALGFNVSTPVFDGANEVDIMDTLDLANDYVNLSWEEFREKHEAELRPDVLKYLGDHLDHRELWKGVPISRDGKVRLRDGRTGEEFDSPVTIGHMHYLKLHHLVDDKIHARSTGPYSLVTQQPLGGKAQFGGQRFGEMEVWALEAYGASYTLQEILTVKSDDVIGRVKTYEAIIKGKNIPKPGIPESFKVLLKELQSLGLDITLENAEGEEVHLLESSEYGPTDINSVISDDRGFNDRNREYGKAEGFTHQEANPQTGEFENVATETPEDEAEQPADEYADFDSDDLLDDEE, from the coding sequence ATGGAGAAAAACAGGATACGTCCGGTAGATAGCGGAAAAAGCATGCGCATGAGTTATTCCAGACAGAAGGAAGTTCTCGAAATGCCGAACCTTATTGAGGTTCAGAAAGCTTCCTATGAATGGTTTTTAAAAGACGGACTGCGCGAAGTCTTTGAAGATGTATCTCCGATTACCGATTACAGCGGTCATCTCAGCCTGGAGTTCACAGACTTTACCCTTTGCAGAGAGGATGTAAAATACGATATTTCAGAGTGCAAGGGAAGAGATGCAACCTATGCAGCTCCGCTGAAGGTTAAGGTGAGACTCTATAACCGGGAAACAGACGAAATCAATGAGCATGAGATCTTTATCGGTGATCTTCCTTTGATGACGGAGACAGGCACCTTTGTCATCAACGGCGCGGAACGTGTTATCGTCAGCCAGCTGGTACGTTCACCGGGCATCTATTATGATATCGCCCATGATAAAGTCGGCAAAAAACTTTACTCCTGTACAGTCATCCCGAACCGGGGCGCCTGGCTGGAATATGAGACCGATTCCAATGACGTGTTCTATGTCCATGTGGACCGCACCAGAAAAGTGCCGATTACCGTTCTGATCCGTGCGCTTGGCTGGGGCACCAACCAGGAGATTATTGATCTGTTCGGCGAAGAGCCGAAGATCCTGGCAAGTTTCGGCAAGGACGTGGCCACCAATTACAGCGAAGGCCTTCTGGAACTGTACAAAAAGATCCGTCCGGGCGAGCCTCTGTCCGTGGACAGCGCGGAAAGCCTGATTTCCGCCATGTTCTTTGACCCGCGCCGGTACGATCTGGCCAAAGTGGGCCGTTATAAATTCAATAAAAAGCTGATGCTGCGCAACCGGGTGGCCGGTCATGTGCTGGCAGAAGACGCAGTTTCCCCGGTGACCGGTGAAATCATCTGCGAAGCAGGCACAAAACTCACCAGGGAACAGGCAGATGCGATCCAGAACGCAGCCATCCCCTACGTATATATCCAGACAGAGACCAGAAATGTAAAAGTCCTGTCCAACATGATGGTGGACATCACCAATTTTGTGGAATGTGATCCGAAGGAACTGGGAGTGACCGAGCTGGTATTCTATCCGGTGCTGGAACAGCTGATGAACGAGCACGAAGACCTGGAAGAGCTGAAAGATGCCATCCGGAGAAATATCCATGACCTGATTCCGAAGCATATCACCAAGGAAGACATTATCGCTTCCATCAACTACAACATGCATCTGGAATACGGTGACGGGGATCATCTCATCGGCAACGCGGACGATATCGATCATCTGGGCAACCGCCGGATCCGCGCCGTGGGTGAGCTGCTGCAGAACCAGTACCGCATCGGTATGTCCCGTCTGGAGCGTGTGGTACGGGAACGTATGACTACCCAGGATCTGGATACCATTTCGCCTCAGAGCCTGATCAATATCAAACCGGTAACAGCGGCTGTAAAAGAGTTCTTCGGATCTTCCCAGCTGTCACAGTTCATGGACCAGAACAACCCTCTGGGCGAGCTGACCCACAAGCGCCGTCTGTCCGCGCTGGGTCCCGGCGGCTTGTCCCGTGACCGTGCCGGATTCGAGGTGCGTGATATTCACTACTCCCATTACGGAAGAATGTGTCCGGTAGAAACACCGGAAGGACCGAACATCGGTCTGATCAACTCACTGGCTTCCTATGCCCGGATTAACCAGTACGGATTTATTGAGGCGCCTTACCGCAAAATCGACAAAACCGATCCGGAAAATCCGCGGGTAACCGATGAAGTCGTATACATGACAGCGGACGAAGAAGACAATTACCATGTGGCCCAGGCGAATGAGCAGCTGGATGAAGAAGGACACTTCGTGCGTAAAATGGTATCCGGCCGTTTCCGGGATGAGACACAGGAATACGACCGTGCCCTGTTCGATTACATGGATGTATCCCCGAAAATGGTGTTCTCGGTAGCGACTGCCCTGATTCCGTTCCTGGAAAATGATGACGCGAACCGCGCGCTGATGGGGGCCAACATGCAGCGTCAGGCCGTGCCGCTTCTGACAACAGACGCGCCGGTGGTCGGCACAGGTATGGAGCCGAAGGCGGCAGTAGACTCCGGTGTCTGCGTTGTGGCGAAGAGAGACGGTGTGATCGAACGCTCCTGCTCCGACGCCATTACGATCCGTTATGATGATGACGGCACCAGAGAAGTATACAAACTGCAGAAATTCGTTCGAAGCAACCAGTCCAACTGCTACAATCAGAGACCAATTGTATTCAAGGGCGACCATGTAAAAGCAGGCGAAGTGATCGCGGACGGTCCTTCCACTTCACAGGGCGAGCTGGCACTGGGCAAAAACCCGCTGATCGGCTTCATGACCTGGGAAGGCTACAACTACGAGGATGCGGTTCTTCTGAGCGAGCGTCTGGTACAGGAGGATGTGTACACATCCATTCATATTGAAGAGCATGAGGCAGAATCCCGTGACACCAAACTGGGACCGGAAGAAATCACCCGTGACGTTCCTGGTGTCGGCGAAGATGCCCTGAAAGACCTGGATGAACGGGGAATTATCCGGATCGGCGCGGAAGTGCGGGCCGGCGACATCCTGGTAGGAAAAGTAACACCGAAAGGGGAAACCGAGCTGACCGCAGAGGAACGCCTGCTCCGGGCGATTTTCGGCGAAAAAGCGAGAGAAGTCCGGGATACTTCCCTGAAAGTGCCCCATGGAGAGTATGGTATCGTAGTAGACGCCAAGGTATTCTCCAGAGAAAACGGCGACGAACTGGCGCCGGGTGTCAACCAGGCCGTTCGGATTTACATTGCCCAGAAGAGAAAGATCTCTGTCGGCGATAAGATGGCAGGCCGTCACGGAAACAAGGGTGTCGTTTCCCGTGTGCTTCCGGTGGAGGATATGCCGTTCCTGCCGAACGGACGTCCCCTGGATATCGTGCTGAACCCCCTGGGCGTGCCTTCCCGTATGAATATCGGACAGGTGCTGGAGATCCATTTAAGCCTGGCAGCAAAGGCACTGGGCTTTAATGTGAGCACACCGGTCTTCGACGGCGCCAACGAGGTAGATATCATGGATACCCTGGACCTGGCCAATGACTACGTCAACCTGTCCTGGGAGGAATTCCGTGAGAAACATGAGGCTGAGCTGCGCCCGGATGTGCTGAAATACCTGGGGGACCATCTGGACCACAGAGAGCTGTGGAAGGGTGTGCCCATTTCCAGAGACGGTAAGGTCCGCCTGCGGGACGGCCGTACCGGTGAGGAATTTGACAGTCCGGTTACCATCGGCCACATGCATTACCTGAAGCTGCATCATCTGGTAGACGACAAGATCCATGCCCGTTCCACAGGCCCTTACTCCCTGGTTACCCAGCAGCCCCTGGGAGGAAAAGCACAGTTCGGCGGACAGCGTTTCGGCGAGATGGAGGTATGGGCGCTGGAGGCGTATGGAGCATCCTATACCCTGCAGGAGATTCTGACCGTAAAATCCGATGATGTCATCGGCCGTGTCAAGACCTATGAGGCGATTATCAAGGGAAAGAACATCCCGAAACCGGGAATTCCTGAGTCTTTTAAAGTGCTGCTGAAAGAGCTGCAGTCTCTGGGACTGGATATTACCCTGGAGAACGCGGAGGGCGAAGAAGTGCATCTGTTGGAATCCAGCGAGTACGGCCCGACGGATATCAACTCCGTTATTTCGGATGACAGAGGGTTCAACGACCGCAACAGAGAATATGGCAAAGCAGAAGGGTTCACCCATCAGGAAGCAAATCCCCAGACCGGTGAATTTGAGAATGTAGCAACCGAGACACCGGAAGATGAGGCAGAACAGCCGGCAGATGAGTATGCCGATTTTGATTCTGACGATTTACTGGATGACGAGGAGTAA
- the rplL gene encoding 50S ribosomal protein L7/L12 yields the protein MAKLTTEEFIEAIKELSVLELNDLVKACEEEFGVSAAAGVVVAAAGADGAAAGEEKTEFDVELTEVGPNKVKVIKAVREITGLGLKEAKDVVDGAPKVVKEAAAKEEADQIKEKLEAEGAKVTLK from the coding sequence ATGGCAAAATTAACCACAGAAGAATTTATCGAAGCGATCAAAGAGCTCAGCGTATTAGAGTTAAATGATTTAGTAAAAGCATGCGAAGAAGAATTCGGCGTATCTGCAGCAGCAGGCGTTGTTGTAGCAGCAGCAGGCGCTGACGGCGCAGCAGCAGGCGAAGAGAAGACAGAGTTCGATGTAGAGCTGACAGAAGTAGGCCCGAACAAAGTTAAAGTCATCAAAGCTGTCCGTGAGATCACAGGTCTTGGTCTGAAAGAAGCAAAAGACGTAGTAGACGGCGCTCCGAAAGTTGTAAAAGAAGCTGCAGCTAAGGAAGAAGCAGATCAGATCAAAGAGAAACTGGAAGCAGAAGGCGCAAAAGTTACCCTCAAGTAA
- the rplJ gene encoding 50S ribosomal protein L10 codes for MAKVELKQPIVQEISETIKDAASIVLVDARGLTVGEDTELRKELREAGVTYKVYKNTLMRIAFKGTEFEALSDALKGPSAIAVSKDDATAPARIICKFAKTAPKLEVKAGMVEGEAYDVAGIQQLASIPSREVLLSKLLGSIQSPITNLARVLNQIAENGGGAAAAEAAAEAPAAEEAPAAE; via the coding sequence GTGGCAAAAGTTGAACTGAAACAGCCGATCGTACAGGAGATTTCCGAGACAATTAAAGACGCTGCATCAATCGTTCTGGTTGACGCCCGCGGACTGACAGTTGGCGAGGATACCGAGTTACGTAAGGAACTGAGAGAAGCTGGTGTGACTTATAAAGTATATAAGAACACACTGATGAGAATTGCATTCAAAGGTACCGAGTTTGAAGCATTAAGCGACGCGCTGAAAGGTCCGAGTGCCATTGCTGTATCGAAAGATGACGCAACCGCACCGGCAAGAATTATCTGCAAATTCGCGAAAACAGCTCCCAAACTGGAAGTGAAGGCAGGTATGGTGGAAGGCGAAGCTTACGACGTTGCCGGCATCCAGCAGCTGGCTTCCATTCCGTCCAGAGAAGTACTTCTTTCCAAATTACTTGGAAGCATTCAGTCACCGATTACCAATCTTGCCCGCGTTCTTAATCAGATCGCAGAGAATGGCGGCGGTGCAGCAGCAGCGGAAGCTGCAGCAGAGGCTCCGGCAGCAGAAGAAGCTCCGGCAGCAGAGTAA
- the rplA gene encoding 50S ribosomal protein L1 has translation MKRGKKYIEAVKSYDKHNAFDPEEAIALVQNNAKANFDETIEAHIRTGCDGRHAEQQIRGAVVLPHGTGKKVRVLVFAKGTKLDEAQEAGADFVGGEELIPKIEKEGWLDFDSVVATPDMMGVVGRLGRVLGPKGLMPNPKAGTVTMDVAKAIADIKAGKIEYRLDKSNIIHVPVGKASFTKEQLTDNFLTLMDAITKARPSSLKGTYLKNITLTSTMGPGVKVNTVKFN, from the coding sequence ATGAAAAGAGGAAAAAAATATATCGAGGCTGTAAAATCTTACGACAAGCACAATGCGTTTGATCCGGAAGAAGCCATTGCACTGGTACAGAACAACGCAAAGGCAAACTTTGACGAGACCATCGAAGCCCATATCAGAACCGGCTGCGACGGACGTCACGCAGAGCAGCAGATCCGCGGCGCGGTGGTTCTGCCGCACGGTACCGGCAAAAAGGTACGTGTCCTGGTATTCGCCAAAGGCACAAAACTGGATGAAGCACAGGAAGCCGGCGCTGATTTTGTCGGCGGCGAAGAGCTGATCCCGAAGATCGAGAAAGAGGGATGGCTGGACTTTGATTCTGTAGTGGCTACACCGGATATGATGGGCGTTGTGGGACGTCTGGGCCGTGTGCTCGGACCGAAAGGCCTGATGCCGAACCCGAAAGCCGGCACAGTTACCATGGATGTGGCAAAAGCCATTGCCGACATCAAAGCAGGTAAGATTGAATACAGACTGGATAAGAGCAATATTATCCATGTGCCAGTTGGAAAAGCATCCTTTACAAAAGAACAATTAACCGACAACTTCCTGACGCTTATGGATGCCATCACGAAAGCAAGACCTTCTTCCCTGAAGGGAACTTACCTGAAGAACATCACCCTGACCTCCACGATGGGTCCTGGTGTAAAAGTGAATACAGTTAAGTTTAACTGA
- the rplK gene encoding 50S ribosomal protein L11: MAKKVEGYIKLQIPAGKATPAPPVGPALGQHGVNIVEFTKQFNAKTADQGDLIIPVVITVYADRSFSFITKTPPAPVLIKKACKIQSGSGVPNKTKVATITKAQLQEIAELKKPDLNAATLEAAMSMIAGTCRSMGVTVEE; the protein is encoded by the coding sequence ATGGCAAAGAAAGTAGAAGGATATATCAAACTGCAGATTCCTGCCGGAAAGGCTACACCGGCTCCTCCGGTAGGTCCTGCACTTGGCCAGCATGGTGTGAATATTGTGGAATTCACCAAGCAGTTCAATGCCAAGACCGCAGACCAGGGTGACCTGATCATCCCTGTCGTTATCACCGTATACGCGGACAGAAGCTTCAGCTTCATCACAAAGACTCCGCCGGCTCCGGTTCTGATCAAGAAAGCATGCAAGATCCAGTCCGGTTCCGGTGTTCCGAACAAGACGAAAGTAGCTACGATTACCAAAGCACAGCTGCAGGAGATCGCGGAGCTGAAGAAACCGGATCTGAACGCGGCAACTCTGGAAGCAGCCATGAGCATGATTGCCGGCACCTGCCGCAGCATGGGCGTTACTGTAGAAGAGTAA
- the nusG gene encoding transcription termination/antitermination protein NusG produces MADKANWYVVHTYSGYENKVKSSIEKKIENRHLEDEILEVRVPMQDVVELRNGVKKPVQKKMFPGYVLINMVMNDDTWYVVRNTRGVTGFVGPGSKPVPLTEAEMRPLGIQVENLVVDYAEGDTIKVIAGVWKDTVGVVQSMNHAKQIVTINVELFGRETPVEISFADVQKM; encoded by the coding sequence ATGGCAGATAAAGCGAACTGGTACGTAGTTCATACTTACTCTGGTTACGAAAACAAAGTAAAATCCAGTATTGAGAAGAAGATAGAAAACCGTCATCTCGAAGACGAGATCCTGGAGGTCCGCGTGCCGATGCAGGATGTGGTCGAGCTTCGCAACGGCGTGAAAAAGCCGGTCCAGAAGAAGATGTTTCCGGGCTATGTTCTGATCAATATGGTCATGAATGATGACACCTGGTATGTGGTTCGTAATACACGGGGCGTTACCGGCTTTGTAGGCCCTGGATCCAAACCGGTTCCTCTTACGGAAGCAGAGATGAGACCTCTGGGAATTCAGGTCGAGAATTTGGTCGTTGACTATGCGGAAGGCGATACCATCAAGGTGATCGCCGGCGTATGGAAAGATACGGTGGGCGTTGTTCAGAGCATGAACCACGCCAAACAGATCGTAACGATCAATGTGGAATTATTCGGGCGCGAGACACCGGTAGAAATAAGTTTCGCAGACGTACAGAAAATGTAG
- the secE gene encoding preprotein translocase subunit SecE: protein MGDQKDKKEKGSWRAGLKSEFSKIIWLDKISLGKQTVAVLIVTVILSIIIAALDFGIQHGVDILVNL from the coding sequence ATGGGCGATCAGAAAGACAAGAAAGAAAAAGGGAGCTGGAGAGCAGGACTGAAGTCCGAATTCAGCAAAATTATCTGGCTTGACAAGATTTCACTTGGAAAACAGACAGTGGCAGTTCTTATTGTTACTGTGATTCTCTCGATTATTATTGCCGCACTGGATTTCGGTATCCAGCACGGTGTGGATATTCTCGTAAATCTCTAG
- the rpmG gene encoding 50S ribosomal protein L33, whose amino-acid sequence MRVKITLECTECKQRNYNLTKEKKNHPDRMELKKYCRFCRKHTLHKETK is encoded by the coding sequence GTGCGTGTTAAGATTACATTAGAATGCACGGAGTGCAAACAGCGTAATTACAACCTGACGAAGGAGAAGAAGAATCATCCGGACCGAATGGAACTTAAGAAGTACTGCCGTTTCTGCAGAAAGCATACGCTGCACAAAGAGACCAAATAA